The DNA segment TCATAACATGTCTGTCTTCGGTAATTTAACCAACTTGAGAAGCCTTTGGTTTGAGAAGATATCCATCACTCACTTGTCCGACTCCACAAGTCCTCTCAATAACTTGCGAAAAATATCACTAATACTTTGTGACATGAAAAACAGCCTAGATGAATCATTTGTAGACCTCCCTGGTTTGTTCCCACAGCTCTTGGAGTTCACAATGGATCATTGCATCAACTTCAATAAGCTGCCATCGAGTATTTGCCAGTTGCATAAGCTCAAAACCCTTGGTATCACTAATTGCGATAGTCTTTATGAACTTCCATCTGATTTAGGTGAATTACAAGCTCTACAAGTTTTAAGGATTTATGCATGCCCGCATCTAAAAAAGCTCCCTCCCGGAATTGGTCATCTGGTTAACTTGAAGTATCTTGACATTTCGCAATGTGTTGGTTTGAGATGTCTCCCTGAGGCTATCGGGTGCTGCAGAAACTTGGAGAAAATTGATATGCGGGAGTGCCCTCAAATCGAGAGTTTGCCAAGCTCTCTGGCATTTCTTGAATCGTTGCGTTGTGTAATTTGTGACAATGAAGTTTTTTGTCAGTGGAATGATGTTGAGAAGGCTATCCCAGGTCTCTGTGTACAGGTAGCTGAGGAGTGCTTTACTCTTGATTGGCTTTCTCAGTAGCCAGTTTCCTAATTCGATTTTTCCCCTTGTTGTTTCTTGAGTAAATTtagtaagttttttttttttttttttttgcttcttctaGTAGAAGCACGATGAGGACTGTGTCGGGTGTGTATCTGCAGGTTGCTGAGAAGTGCTCTATTCTTGAGCGACTTCCTCAGTAGTCAGTTTTGCAGTTCATTTTCCAGTCCTGTAATTTTCCCCTTTAATTGGGGGTTCTCTTGTGTAAATACTATATATTGATATGCAAATAAATAGATGGACTACATCTCAATAGTTGATCTTTGCCTATATTATGCTATAACATTGGAAACAAGATAACTACATGTAACCGTCTATAAGAAGTTAGGTTATAAGGCAGGTTACTTTCTATAACAAGTTTTAATACGTGAAGAGTGTAATatctttttttttgctttattAGTGTATATAAGTCAAACTCGGTGTAGTAACTAGGTAAGTCCACATTTATGACAGTTATCTTTGTTCGATCCAAAAAGAAGATCTATATAATAGTGCCCTTTACAGTTTTACTACATGGTCATTTCCACTTTCCCGGAAAGCCATAAATTTACTGGTTTTTCTTctgccaaagaaaatgaaattttgCTAAGCAGATAAAAGCAAGTGAGAAGCtcatcaacacacacacacattacATAAGTACTTACATTTAGATAGAGTTAGATATATTAGAATTCACTCTCCCAACTTAGGGATAACGCATAGAGTCTAATTCTGAATAAACGGTCACAGTTTTGTTTATGAGGAAAGAGAGGACTGCAGCAATGAACAAACTGATGGCAAAAAGCTAAACATGAATCAATTGAGTGCTATCAGTGAAAAGTATAGCTAAAAAGATCATTGACGCCAATGAATTCTTGAGAGTCATAATCAACTCTGTACGGATTCATgaaccaaaaaaatgaaaaatgaagtaaaCGTGTGGACCCCTCTACTTATCATTATCACTGAAACTGTGAAAGTAAAAGACAATATTTAATATGAAGTTCGTGGAACCAAACACGGAATTAGTAAGTCACACTTTGCTAGTTTTTCTTCAGCTTCATCCTTCAGATGATTGGGAAAGAAGTGAGATTTGTTCAAAGTATTTGATAATTTTCCACCAAAATTTGGTAGTGTTTACATCCGACATATTGCTTTCAACAAATTTCTCGAATCTTGACCCATAAACATTGAACGCAAATGTCATTTTTGATGACCACTCTTTTGCGACATCCTTTTCTTAAATCGAATTCATAGATTTCCGAGATATTTTTTCACTAAGTTTGTTATAGCATTTATTATCGCTTTTGGTTTATGTGACAATTTGTCAAATATGGAATTAGCTTATCGAGTCTTTGATGGaagaatttttttaaaatcaatgtttattcataaaatttccaatttcacTTGAAGATACATTTTggaaatttttttcaaaattttcactgatGTGTGTTAAAaccttcaaaaacaacccaaactgaaatttatgtccaaacacaactctaaatttcaaatatcattttcacttgaaaattttacaattcttatgtccaaacgcctactaaatTGTATTAAAAATGGACAACCTGGCAAGTATAGTAGTATGCATATATAAAAATTAGCTCATCGACTCCCCGAACAGTACTATGAAAATCGAGGTAGGTGATCTACTGCAACAAGTTAAAATACACTGACAGTGCATATATTTTTTAACAACGTTACTTATATAACTTGAGAAATATAAACAGAAGGTGGTGAATGCCATGCCATCCTATTGGCTATATGAATCATCAAAACTTGCAGGACCTCAAAATGTATGATGTTTACAGATTTCATGTGAGAAGAATTGAAACGAAAAGAAAAAGGGCAAAGTtgtgaactaaaaagaaaatttgTCATACACCTTGATACAGTCATATACATGGATGTATAAGTTTATATCACAGAAACCTACTTGGGATGTACTCATTAATTCTAAGAGGGTAACTATAAAACTCATCATTTCTGCTATCTCCCTTTCTCCTCTGGAAAGGAACCAACCAAGGAACACCTCTATCATCAACCGAGTGTCTCGCTTCGAGCGTATTGTCTACGAACGTCCCGACAATTGTTGCGACAGTAGGAGGTGAAGAGAAGATCGTGTTCAATATGTCATTGAACTGCAAGAAACAAGGGAGAAGTTTAAGTTTCCGCCATCAATGAGTTAACGTTCTACACATCGACGGTGTAAGATGTCTATACAATTAGGTTGCTTATAAGGTAATTACAAGTACATCTTTTATAAGCATTAACTCCTAATCTAGTAAAGATAGCCCGGTGAATTAAGCTCCCGTTATGCGCGGGGTCCAGAAAAGAGCCGGACCCCAATGGTCTATTGTACGCTGCCTTACCCTGCATTGCTGCAAGATGcggtttccacggctcgaacccgtggcctcctggtcacatggcaacaactttaccagttacgccaaggctcttCTTCTAATTCCTGATCTAGTAAAGATGATAATTGAACTGCTATTATAGGCTAAAATGAGTGAACATAACTAAATCCATTTTCAATAGCATATCAACGTATCATAACAAGGGATGGTGTGAAGTTATGTTTCTTACCCAACCAGCTGGAGTTCTAACAGGTCCATGACCAGCAATATCTGTGTTCATAACAAAGTATTGGGGTATAGATATACCAAGGAATAGAGAGATTCCGAGCACGTAAATATTTCGCATGGAGTTTTTGTTAGCGAATTGGATGAAGGAAACACCAATAGCAGCTGCAAAAAAATTTTACTTCTCAAGTTACTGTTAATAAGACTAAAATAGATTAAAAAGCTAAGGGGAAAAAACACTCACCAACTATACCATACAAAATGCAGTAGATAGCTGCAAATATGGGCAAAGGAATTGAAGCAAAGAATGCTCCAAATTTTCCTGGACGGTAATAACTTACGTTAGTATTGTTAGTTGGAAAACATACTTTGGGATGAAGAAAGCAAGGGGCAGGGTGGGGGAAAGAGGGAGAGAAAGAGCCAAACCAAATATAGAGAAGAAGATCATGAAAGCAGTAGAAATCTGAACAACTCTTCTACTCCCAACACGGGTTAGTCCAAGAAGGCCGACATTTTCGCTGCAGTATTGTATCATCCATAAATTAGGCATGAATGCCACAACATTAAACCGAAAAAAGTATCATTGAAGGAAATATCTATCCCTCAGATGGTACTTCTGGACAGATATTTTTACTTCTTTTAATCTTATTAGATCACTTTTTTTGGCTGAATTAATAACAACCACTCAAAATGGTTTTGCAAGGCCCAAGATTAAAATTAGCAAAGGCCAAGAATCTATGAAGAAAATCTATCAAGAACTAGAACGTGCTTTGTGTTAAATCAGGAGAGAAAATAACCCTTACACAGATGCAGTAGTGCCAACAACAGCACCAAAGAACCCATCGAAGAGCTGTCCCAGACCCTGGACAAGAAGCAGAGCACAATGAACCACTCTGATGCTAAAAATTTTATTTGAGGCCTAAAGCAGAAGAAAAACTGTACTAAATTAAATAGTAAAAAGGCATTGCTGAATCACTTAGTGGATGTAGCACCTGTAGGCCGATGCTTCTACTCACTACATGTGCCGGCGGGGGTGTCGCCCCTGCAAGTCTTGATGCAGCATAAAAAGTTCCTGTTGACTGAAAACAAACATCAGCGGTAAGTACCAAAGAATCATAATGACAACTCCTATACTAAAACTCATGCttctaaaagaaaaatttaattcAAAGACTTGGCGGGGGATTAAATTTAATCAAAATGGCAAGTGAACCTCTGCTGCTGAGACAAGTGCAGCACCCATCATTCCAAAAACACTGCTAGCTCTGAATATGGGAGTCCCCCACTGGAAAGGGTAAGGGACTTTGATCCTACAGGCAACCAAATATACACGTCAGCAGAAGATAGAAGCTGAAGACATTGTCATTATTGTATCTAGCTGAGTACCATGGAGCCGATTGCAAGAGGAACGAACGGTCAATTCGGCAGCTAAGCTCAGTTCGCTCCTTCACATGGTTGTAAGCACCGGCAACAGTAAGAATAGCAGCAAAAGCCCAGATAAGCCCAATGCACAAGAGCAAAGCAAACCTTTCAAGTATAGATTGGGCAACTGGATGAACACGTTGCATATACTGCAAATGAATTGACAAACATTACAATCTTATAGTAAGTTGAAAGGATTGCCACTAGAAAAACTAGTCAATGAATAATATATTACCTGCTGGGAAATGACAAGTAGAATTAACATGGGTAGGCCAATCTCTATACAATCACCCACCTGATCAAATCATAGGATCACAAATAAAACTGGATGACGTTTATGCAGCTCTCAACCAACGAAGCTTTTAAGAATTCAGGATATTACCTGAGGAAAGCCCCTACCAAACAAACCAAGACCTACTACACAGACAAGTGGTGTAATGACAATAGGACTGAAAAACCTGTAGGCAAAAAGAAGGGCATGTGATTCCTCCAtcacagaaagtaataaaatgatgAAACACAACTAGAAGACAATCCAAAGACAGAAAGACAATTCCAAGAATCTAAGACAGAACTAATGGTATTTGTAATaagcatttagaagcagaaacaCAACTTACCTTGTAAGATTTCCCCAGGCTTGGCCGTATCCAAGTATTATGTTGATAAAGGAAGACACTATCAACGATCCTTGAATAGCTCTCATAGTGTGCTCGAATCTCTACAAGCAGCAATAAAAGGGTAATGCATCAGAAATATCATCAGCAATTGTACTAAACCTCTACAAGATCCAACATTCAATATCAAAGAATTAATATTAGCGTACTAAAGCTAAGGTGACTATGATGTAAATGAAACCTTGTTTCAAGAGTAATCAATGATCTTAAGAGAAATAAACAAGACCAGAGAAGATGAGCAATCACTCTTCTAAGCAAGTGTTTCTTTGTAATCAAGGAAAAGGGGGACAAGCCTACTAAGGGttgtgaaaaaaaggaaaaacagatcCACAAAATATATTATACAAGTAATAGAGATAATACCTACACAGTAAACTTTATTTACCTGATGCTCACTCCTGAAATTACCGTCAGAGAGATCGTTAATGACCGACAGGGCTGATATGATGTAAGCAAATGACGGACCCATCACAGTGGGAAGTCTTGTGCCGAAAAGCGTTTGCAGAAGAGTATTCACTCCTGATGTGAAAAGCAAAGATTGGATAACTCGAGCTTTGTCACCCTACGCACGAAGTTAAAGAGCTCACGATGTCAATATTACATTAAAATGGGAGCTCCAATACTCAACAAGGGAAATGCTAGAGATATACCGGACCCCCACCCATCTGAGGTACCAGCACGGTGGCAATCATTACTGTAGTTCCAAGCATAACTATGTAGTGTTGAAAAGCCAGCAAAACAGTTTGTGCTGCAAAATGTGGAATCGTGCAAATGATTAGAGAAAAAGGACCAATGCTATAATTAGGTTACAGAATCTATAACTCATTTATCGGAGGCGGGAACTTCAAATACTCTACTAAAACCATTCTTTTCCTTTTGGAATTAGTCAGATCTTAAAATAGTTTGGCCACTATTTCCTTGAAattcttttatttctttgtttatagcaaaataaaaaatacaactTACAGGAACAAGAACTGCGTTCCAAATAATTAGAAGTGAATCAGTGATCCAATGCCACATCAAATTATCCATGCGAGTTTATAAATTCGATCATAAGTCGTCTAATTTCCGGTCAAGTGGGCCATATGCAGCATAAACAAGGAAACTGCAAACTAGATCTTATTTCTCAATACGAGACCTTTGTTCTATCAAAATTATATTACTGTAGATGGTAAAATACAAGAATTGTCCTAACAATCTTGCAATGGTTAGGAGGATTATTCGTCTTCAACATAACCCAATCCACCTAATTTCAGTTATCTCATGGAAACTCTCCAGCTCCTTTTGGTTGGAAATTATTTGTTGTACGAATGCAAAGTATATAGTTATCTTAAAAGGAAGTTCAACCTAACTCAGGTCCCCATTAAACAGTTTGATTCTTAGTCTTCAGATGATATACAGCTTCCccgagaaaaaagagaagaacatGCTTCAACTCCATATCAGCAACAAAAGCATTTTTACTCGGAGCAATCTCAACTCCAAACTCTGGAGAAACATGAAGCTTCCTAAAGTAACCATGCTTGAtatgattttgattccttcaccTGATCGTTGTCATAAAAGCATAACCGTCAAGTACTTCAAATGAGGGGGTCATTGCATTGTctcggacacttgagaagttaGGATGAATATTAAGTGAATAAACTCTGAATTGGCTTTTCCTTTTTACAAGTGACTGAATTAGAATTCGGCTGAACTTATCTTTTTCTCCCCTCTCATCCTTTCAATTACTCACTTTAATCACCTTAGCTTTGATGAATGCACGCAGTATTGAGCTTGTGTCCATTTCGTTATTCTTTCTTTTTGAAAGGTGGTATTTCCGTCTATCTAATCTTTAGCCAATCTTAAGAGCTCTAATTAGACAAGTATTATTCGTTGTGCCACACTATAAACCGGCAACCTACTTGCATCAGCAAGCTTTGACCCAATCACACAATGTTCAATTCCATTCACAAAAACGATCACACATGAAAGAGACTCtttgttgagaacatagcattgaCTCAGTTAGCAACAATATTGCGCAGAGGAAACCTCCAAGTTATCAAGTACAAGCAACACCAATGAGCTTTTAATTTATATTCTCCAGCTTACTCCACAATCATTTTTGAAACTTCCCTTGGTATTCTATGACTATCTTGGCTAATATTCATTAGGTGATAGTCTAACTTTACCTCTCTTTTTCATAATTATCACTGAATAAGAGCAAACAGTGACTAAACTTGCAGAGAATTAGAATCTAATTTGTACCAATTAGACCCCAAAGAAAAAAGACTACTAAAAGAAAAGCTCAACTTGCTCAGAGAAAACAACACTTAAAACTCCAAAAGTCAGAAAACTAAAACACAGATATAAAAGATCAATACTTTTACAAAATAGATTCTCGTTCTCCAAAAACGTTCCTTTCAGTAGCAATACTTTCAGATTTTAAAATTCACCCCAACCAAAAAAtttacttaaaaaaaaaaaaagaaatttacaAAACGAGTGTGTCAATTTTTCATCTTTATCTTTTTGCTAAGGCACTTTTACTATAAATAGTTAAAATAGAGAATCAGAATACTAACGCCAAGAAGGATTAGAGTGTATGCAGTAGTGAAGCTGAAGGAGTTGCTCCGCAGGGGGGAAAAGTGGTCCTCTAGCAGAACCAAGTGGCATTGCTGGTGGCGCCGCCGCCTGTGGCGGCGGTGGCTGGTGGTTGTGGTTGTGGTTGTGGTTGTGGTCATGATTGTGAGTCTCCCCCATAATTCTTTTTCCTCTTTCTGCTACTCTCTACtttacaaaagaaactacaaAAATGGAGTTTAATTAAAGGACCACCTTTCTAACTTAGATTTCAAGAATCAGCACCGACATGTGACACTATAGAGTATAGACTAgggaaaaaataaaggaaagtacACTATATATATTATTATAGAACAACtaaaattgaaaatgaaatctGAATTTAGTGTGTGACACTTAAAAAATTGTGACTTTAACGAGCATTAATTACTACTACAGTTTAGTAAATGAAATCTGAATAGCCAGATCAGATTGGGATCAACTTCTACAACATGCTAGACACTCAGATTATAGTTATTTTTATTGGTATAATAATACTAATATACagtactgtatatatatatatatatatatatatatattattatttttttgtgtgtgtgttttaATTTTTCTGACAAGGGTGAAAGTGAGAGAAGAGTGTAGAGATAAGAGAAAAAAACAGAGGGCGGAGATAATTTTCAGAA comes from the Nicotiana sylvestris chromosome 4, ASM39365v2, whole genome shotgun sequence genome and includes:
- the LOC104226799 gene encoding nucleobase-ascorbate transporter 3, with protein sequence MGETHNHDHNHNHNHNHQPPPPQAAAPPAMPLGSARGPLFPPAEQLLQLHYCIHSNPSWPQTVLLAFQHYIVMLGTTVMIATVLVPQMGGGPGDKARVIQSLLFTSGVNTLLQTLFGTRLPTVMGPSFAYIISALSVINDLSDGNFRSEHQRFEHTMRAIQGSLIVSSFINIILGYGQAWGNLTRFFSPIVITPLVCVVGLGLFGRGFPQVGDCIEIGLPMLILLVISQQYMQRVHPVAQSILERFALLLCIGLIWAFAAILTVAGAYNHVKERTELSCRIDRSFLLQSAPWIKVPYPFQWGTPIFRASSVFGMMGAALVSAAESTGTFYAASRLAGATPPPAHVVSRSIGLQGLGQLFDGFFGAVVGTTASVENVGLLGLTRVGSRRVVQISTAFMIFFSIFGKFGAFFASIPLPIFAAIYCILYGIVAAIGVSFIQFANKNSMRNIYVLGISLFLGISIPQYFVMNTDIAGHGPVRTPAGWFNDILNTIFSSPPTVATIVGTFVDNTLEARHSVDDRGVPWLVPFQRRKGDSRNDEFYSYPLRINEYIPSRFL